The stretch of DNA CCCCGGCCCGCCGTGCACCAGGTGCGGCACCGGCGATCCATGCCCCGTGGACGTGCGCGCATCCTCCCTGTTCAGCACCAGCACCCGGCCGTGGTGGGAGGCGATTCCCGTCACCACCGCCCGCGCAAAGTCGGGGTCGTTCGTGCACACCGTCGCCACCAGGGACCCGGCCCNCAGCGCAGCGAGCCGGACCGCCTCGGAGGCTCCGCCGTCGTGCGTGGAAAACCNCAGCACCCCGCATACGGGACCAAACGCCTCAAGCGTGTGCGCGGCGGNGGCCTCGGAATCGGCCCAGTTCAGAAGCACCGGGGACATGAACGCGCCAAGGACGACGCCNNGGACCCTCCCCGCCATATGCGTCATCTGGGGCGCATCCAGAGTTCCCCAGGCAAGCGCACCGCCGGCTGCGAGCATGGACTCGACGGCTGCCCGGACGTCAGCCAGCTGTTCCAGCGAGGCCAGCGCACCCATCGTGACGCCCTCGGCGCGGGGATCGCCCACCACAACGCGCTCGGTGAGCCTGGCACCGATGGCGTCAATAACGTCAGCGCGCAGGACATCGGGGACGATGGCGCGGCGGACGGCAGTGCACTNTTGCCCCGCTTTGACGGTCATCTCCGTAACCACAGACTTGATGAACGCATCGAATTCCGGGGTACCCCGGACGGCGTCGGGGCCAAGGATGGCGGCGTTGAGCGAGTCGGTTTCAGCGGTGAACCGGACGCCACCGTGCGCCACGTTCGGGTGGGCGCGGAGAAGGTTGGCGGTGCTGGCAGAGCCGGTGAAGGAGACCATGTCACGGTAGTCCAACTGGTCCACCAGTGTGCGGGCCGAACCTGAAATCAGTTGCAGCGAGCCCTCCGGAAGGATGCCGGAGTCAACCATGACGCGCACGGTTGCCGCCGCGAGGTAGCCGCCGGGCGTGGCCGGTTTGACGATGGTAGGCACCCCGGCAATAAAGGCCGGTGCAAACTTTTCCAGCATGCCCCAAACGGGGAAGTTGAACGCGTTGATCTGCACGTCCACGCNCGGCGATGGGGTGTAGATGTGCTCACCGATGAACGAGCCGTCCTTGCTGAGCACCTCCACCGGGCCTTCCACTATGACGTTGCTGTTGGGCAGTTCGCGCCGCCCCTTGGAGGACATCGTGAACAGCACCCCAATGCCGCCGTCGATGTCCACCATGGAGTCGATTTTTGTGGCGCCTGTTTGTGCCGAGACCGCGTAAAGCTCCTCGCGGGAGCCGTTGAGGAAGGTGGCAAGTTCGCGCAGTTTCAACGCGCGCTGGTGGATAGTTAGTTTGCCCAACCCACTCCTGCCCACTGTGCGGCCGTGCTCCACCACGGCGGCCAGATCAAGCCCATCCGCAGAAACTCGGGCAAGCACCTCACCGGTGCTGGCGTCACGGGCATCGGTACTGCGCACGTCGTCGTCGGGCGTCCACCACGCATCTTGGACATAGCTGGGAACAAACCCTGTTTTCGTTACGGTGGCCATCGCCAAACCGTCCTTTCCGTGGTGCCGTTTGCTGTTCCATTTGCTGTGCCGTGTTCTCTGGTCTGGGCGCATCAGTCCCAGTCGAAGAATCCCTTACCGGTTTTGCGGCCCAGCTCGCCGCGGGCCACCTTCTCGCGCAGGATCTGGGGTGNGGAAAACCTCTCCCNCAGGGTCGATTCCAGGTATTCGGCAATCTCTAACCGGACGTCAAGGCCCACCAGATCGGTGGTGCGCAGCGGGCCCGTGTGGTGGCGGTAGCCAAGCACCATGGCGGCATCGATGTCGGCTGCACTGGCCACACCTTCCTCCAACATGCGCATGGCTTCCAACGCCAGTGCCACCCNCAGCCGCGAGGACGCAAAGCCCGGAGAGTCTTTGACCACGACGGCGGTCTTGCCCAGCGCTTTCACCCNAGCCTTTGCCGTGGCCACCAGGGAGGTGCTGCTCAGGCTGCCCGCGACCACCTCGATCAAGGCGGATACTGGGACGGGGTTGAAGAAGTGCAGGCCGATGAAGTTTTGGGGACGGGCAAGTTCTGTGGCCAGCCCGGTGATGGACAGCGAGGAGGTGTTTGAGGCGAGGAACGCCGTGGGGTCGAGGGATTNTTCCGCACCCTGCANGGAGGCGATCTTCAGATCCCAAATTTCCGGGACGGCCTCCACCACCAGTTCGCAGGGTGCCAGATGGGTGTAGTCGGTGGAGAACCGCAGCCGTTTCATGGTCCCTGCCGTGGTGACCTCCGGCCTGCTAGCCAGTGACTTCTGTACGGATTTTTCCACGGCAAGCCCAACCCGCGCATTGGCGCTGGCAATAGCGTTGAGATCACGTTCCACGAGCACCACGTTGCAGCCGGCCAGCAGAAACGCGTGCGCAATCCCGGCACCCATGCGCCCGCCTCCCAAAACCCNCACAAAGTGCGGAAGGGTTGGCGAAAAGCCGCCAAAGGTGATGCCGCGTTGGTTTGTGTGGGAATCATTTGGGCTTCCTGTCCAGTTTCTTATCCTGTTTCCTATCCAGGAACGCCTGCATACGTTCAAACTTGGCCGGGGACTCAANAAGCTCCGCCTGCGCAAGGTTATCCGCCGCAGGGTGGGCCTCGCGTGGTGCGTGGAATACCCTCTTGGTGGCCTGCAAGGCGAGCGGCTCCTGTGCACTGATCCTGTCCGCGAGCGCGTGGGCAGCACCGAGTAGTTCGGCAGGTTCCACCAGTTCGGTGATGAGTCCCACGGCCAAGGCTTCCTCGCCGGTGAGGATCCTCCCGGCCAACAACATCTGTTTCGCCATCGGCTCCCNCACCAATTCCTTCAGCCGCCAGGTGGCCCCGGCCGCGGCCATGATGCCCAGGGACGTTTCCGGTTGGCCCATGCGCAACGCCGGCGTGCCAATCCGGAAGTCGGCAGCGTAGGCCAGCTCCGCACCGCCACCGAGCGCGTATCCGTCCAGGGCCGCAATGACCGGCATGGGCAGCCGTGCGATCCGTTCGAATAGGCCGGAATTGATGCCGGCCAGCGCATCCTCGCGCCGGCGCTCCCGCAGTTCGGCAATGTCGGCTCCGGAGGCAAAGACACCGGGCGTGCCGGTGGTCTGGTCCCCGGGCTGCCCCTNGAGAATGAGCACTTTCGGCTCCGCTTCCAACAGCTCACACACAAAATGCAGCTCAGCAACCATGTGGGCGTTGATCGCATTGCGCAGCTCCGGCCGGTTCAGCGCCACCACCACCCTGTCCGCCGCGCCGGTGACTACCAGCGTGGCCAGGAAATCCGGCCCAAGGGGACGCCCGGCGTCGTTCATCACAGGCCTGCCACCAGCAGCGCGGCGCCCTGGCCCACGCCGATGCACATGGTGGCCAGGCCCAGCCCGCCAGGGGATTCGCGCTCCAGCCGGCCCAGCAGTGTGATGACGATCCGTGAGCCGGAGGAGCCCAGGGNGTGGCCTAGGGCAATGGCGCCGCCGTCGAGGTTGACGGTTCCCGGGTCCAGTCCGAGCTCGCGCATGCAGGCCAGCGATTGCGAGGCGAACGCTTCGTTAAGTTCCACGGCGGCCAGTTCCGCCACGTTTCTGCCTTGCCTCTCGAGCACTTTACAGGTGGCGGCGACCGGGCCCATGCCCATGATTTCCGGGGCTAGGCCGGCGGCGGNCCCGTCGAGGATGCGGGCACGGGGAGTCAGCCCGTATTTCTCGACGGCGGCCTCGGAGGCAACCAAGATGGCGGAGGCGCCGTCGTTCAAGGTGGAGGAATTCCCGGCCGTGACCACGGTGCCACCTTTCACCACGGGGCGTAGGGCGGCCAGAACGTCCATGGTTGTGCCGGGGCGGGGCCNCTCGTCCATGTCCACCACGGTGCTGCCCTTGCCTCCGTGGACCGTGACGGGCACAATCTCCCCACGGAAGCGCCCGGCGGCGATGGCTTTGAGTGCGAGTTCGTGGGACCGGACCGAAAACGCGTCACAGTCCTCGCGTGAGGTACTGTAGCGGCGGGCCACTTCCTCGGCAGTTTCCGTCATGGAGAACGTCATTTNTCCGTTGCGGGAGAGTGCGCCGGAGAGGAAACTCGGGTTGGTAAAGCGCCAGCCGATGGAGGTGTCAAAGCTGGCTCCAGGCTTAGCGAACGCCTTCTCCGGCTTGGCCATGACCCACGGTGCTCGCGACATAGATTCCACACCGCCAGCCACCACAAGATCCGCGGCACCAGCTTTGATCATGTGAGAGGCCTGGGTGATAGCACTCATGCCGGAAGCGCACAGGCGGTTGACAGTGATGCCGGGGACGGTATCTGGAAAACCTGCCAGCAGCCAGGCCATACGGGCTACGTTCCGGTTTTCCTCGCCTGCGCCGTTGGCGTTACCCAAAATGACCTCGTCCACCAGGGCCGGGTCCACGCCTGTTCTTGCGATGAGTTCCTTGACGGCCAAAGCGCCGAGGTCGTCGGGGCGGATTGATGAGANGGAACCGCCATAGCGTCCCACGGGTGTTCGGACACCGCCCACCAAGAATGCTTGCGGTGTCTCTGCGGACATGGCCACACCTTTCATGGTCGCTGACGGACCGGCCGTGGC from Arthrobacter polaris encodes:
- the paaZ gene encoding phenylacetic acid degradation bifunctional protein PaaZ, giving the protein MATVTKTGFVPSYVQDAWWTPDDDVRSTDARDASTGEVLARVSADGLDLAAVVEHGRTVGRSGLGKLTIHQRALKLRELATFLNGSREELYAVSAQTGATKIDSMVDIDGGIGVLFTMSSKGRRELPNSNVIVEGPVEVLSKDGSFIGEHIYTPSPXVDVQINAFNFPVWGMLEKFAPAFIAGVPTIVKPATPGGYLAAATVRVMVDSGILPEGSLQLISGSARTLVDQLDYRDMVSFTGSASTANLLRAHPNVAHGGVRFTAETDSLNAAILGPDAVRGTPEFDAFIKSVVTEMTVKAGQXCTAVRRAIVPDVLRADVIDAIGARLTERVVVGDPRAEGVTMGALASLEQLADVRAAVESMLAAGGALAWGTLDAPQMTHMAGRVXGVVLGAFMSPVLLNWADSEAXAAHTLEAFGPVCGVLXFSTHDGGASEAVRLAALXAGSLVATVCTNDPDFARAVVTGIASHHGRVLVLNREDARTSTGHGSPVPHLVHGGPGRAGGGEELGGIRSVKHHMQRTAIQGSPNMLTAITGVWHTGADRVIAGAPEFGGXDGALHPFRKSLAELGIGDAFASGLRQVTLDDITAFAQSTGDTFYAHTDAVAAEXNPFFPGIVAHGYLLISWAAGLFVEPAPGPVLANYGLENLRFLTPVAAXDSIRVTLTAKQITPRTTDSYGEVCWDTVLHNQNGDIVATYDVLTLVEKENTLYK
- a CDS encoding 3-hydroxyacyl-CoA dehydrogenase family protein; amino-acid sequence: MTFGGFSPTLPHFVXVLGGGRMGAGIAHAFLLAGCNVVLVERDLNAIASANARVGLAVEKSVQKSLASRPEVTTAGTMKRLRFSTDYTHLAPCELVVEAVPEIWDLKIASXQGAEXSLDPTAFLASNTSSLSITGLATELARPQNFIGLHFFNPVPVSALIEVVAGSLSSTSLVATAKAXVKALGKTAVVVKDSPGFASSRLXVALALEAMRMLEEGVASAADIDAAMVLGYRHHTGPLRTTDLVGLDVRLEIAEYLESTLXERFSXPQILREKVARGELGRKTGKGFFDWD
- a CDS encoding enoyl-CoA hydratase/isomerase family protein gives rise to the protein MNDAGRPLGPDFLATLVVTGAADRVVVALNRPELRNAINAHMVAELHFVCELLEAEPKVLILXGQPGDQTTGTPGVFASGADIAELRERRREDALAGINSGLFERIARLPMPVIAALDGYALGGGAELAYAADFRIGTPALRMGQPETSLGIMAAAGATWRLKELVXEPMAKQMLLAGRILTGEEALAVGLITELVEPAELLGAAHALADRISAQEPLALQATKRVFHAPREAHPAADNLAQAELXESPAKFERMQAFLDRKQDKKLDRKPK
- a CDS encoding acetyl-CoA C-acyltransferase, with amino-acid sequence MSAETPQAFLVGGVRTPVGRYGGSXSSIRPDDLGALAVKELIARTGVDPALVDEVILGNANGAGEENRNVARMAWLLAGFPDTVPGITVNRLCASGMSAITQASHMIKAGAADLVVAGGVESMSRAPWVMAKPEKAFAKPGASFDTSIGWRFTNPSFLSGALSRNGXMTFSMTETAEEVARRYSTSREDCDAFSVRSHELALKAIAAGRFRGEIVPVTVHGGKGSTVVDMDEXPRPGTTMDVLAALRPVVKGGTVVTAGNSSTLNDGASAILVASEAAVEKYGLTPRARILDGXAAGLAPEIMGMGPVAATCKVLERQGRNVAELAAVELNEAFASQSLACMRELGLDPGTVNLDGGAIALGHXLGSSGSRIVITLLGRLERESPGGLGLATMCIGVGQGAALLVAGL